The following are from one region of the Chloracidobacterium sp. genome:
- a CDS encoding zinc ribbon domain-containing protein: MYCDRCGKQIDESLNFCKSCGAQLRKGDDQTKSILGSLVSALIAVAVVGLAILVGLMAILLDKVPNPEPVFIFAIFYLATLFGICFMIMRQISKLIDRKLGDPAPLAKTSSIESVPLVQLPPKATNPLDEFQQPASVTDHTTRTLEKVPVSER; this comes from the coding sequence ATGTACTGTGACCGCTGCGGAAAACAAATAGACGAGAGCCTTAACTTTTGCAAAAGCTGTGGTGCACAGCTTAGAAAAGGCGACGATCAGACAAAGTCGATCCTGGGATCGCTTGTTTCGGCATTGATCGCCGTCGCTGTGGTTGGCCTTGCGATACTCGTCGGGTTAATGGCCATCCTGCTCGATAAAGTTCCAAACCCCGAACCGGTATTCATCTTCGCAATATTCTATCTTGCAACGCTCTTCGGTATTTGCTTCATGATCATGCGGCAGATATCGAAGTTGATCGACAGAAAGCTGGGCGACCCCGCTCCGTTGGCAAAAACATCATCGATCGAATCGGTTCCGCTGGTCCAACTCCCGCCGAAAGCGACAAATCCTTTGGACGAATTCCAGCAGCCGGCGAGTGTGACGGACCATACAACACGAACACTCGAAAAGGTCCCGGTCAGCGAGCGTTAG